The Flavobacteriales bacterium genome has a window encoding:
- a CDS encoding cupin domain-containing protein produces the protein MKRIPSISIKIPIALVLTSLLLLQNCSSSPQLPDPLAAGWKGEKVCKVLKENPSIRVLECSFPPGVGHERHFHAKHFGYTLKGSRFKITDHKGTREVDVPTGYDFFNEGIEWHEVQNIGDSTAVFLIVEPK, from the coding sequence ATGAAGCGCATACCATCGATTTCAATAAAAATACCAATTGCTCTAGTGCTTACTAGCCTGCTGTTACTACAAAATTGCTCCTCATCTCCTCAGCTCCCTGACCCATTAGCTGCAGGATGGAAAGGTGAAAAAGTCTGTAAAGTATTAAAAGAAAATCCTTCTATCCGCGTATTGGAATGCTCTTTCCCTCCTGGTGTTGGACACGAAAGACATTTTCATGCTAAACACTTTGGCTATACGCTTAAAGGAAGCAGATTTAAAATAACAGACCACAAAGGGACACGAGAAGTTGATGTTCCAACAGGTTATGATTTCTTTAACGAGGGGATCGAATGGCATGAAGTCCAGAATATTGGCGACAGTACCGCTGTATTTTTAATTGTAGAACCGAAATAG